In Spea bombifrons isolate aSpeBom1 chromosome 12, aSpeBom1.2.pri, whole genome shotgun sequence, the following proteins share a genomic window:
- the TAS1R2 gene encoding taste receptor type 1 member 2: MKTRVIFPLLVALSIVGVNCGNKDTVSQFAYRGDYIVGGLFSFHAAGADVTSQSTPMAEICSSFDVSLAGYRNSLVMRFALEEINNNTELLSNVTLGYEIFDTCYIYNIIHPTLDFLSRGDVFNTEETYFDSTPKVISVIGPDSSDAAETTADLFNLLLIPQVNFFATSKRLSDRSLPSCFQTIPSSKMQQQAIIDILTFFNWTWIAVLGSSDDYGSKGMHDLLQAVSDLNICVAYKGIIPATISGKEQEWKSAILQAVNNITAANVNVIVIFSLDVILLDFFKEVVKLNTPGKVWIATETWSAAKNIYNIPNMHRLGVVLGIAAKDVKIPGIEEYLLDAHYQSNASSVAKDVEGTCNQNCQSCLNTTESVLLDLSRERVSFSVYAAVYAVAHALHDVLGCNEMYCNKKTVHPWQVTEALGKVNFTLLGNQIYFDQYGDSPTGYDIVFWDWWGPTPFENIGSYTELGNLTINPEKIKWGTEKNMVPSSVCSPECLPGEEKKPEGNFKCCFICVSCVAGTYLHENGTCVNCKKGQWSTERSTTCFDKTRVYLTWESNLTIALFVMTLLGMLLTAVVIVTFIVHLQSPVVKAAGGKRCFLMLPALTLAYFSILAYLGEPSTLKCTMRHPIYSIALTVCFSYISVRSFQIVCIFKMASKLPATYDYWVKQNGQYVSLAVLSGIQVLISCVWIFTDPPTASIKDLSSDKVLVDCSQFGSVFNIIQYSYNAFLSLLCFTFAYMGKELPKNYNEAKCITFAMLIYFVVCISFFTAQIIDVGELVTPTNAALALVSLLGITGGYFFPKCYIIYCKPQFNTTKYFQSTIQSYTKRGSGSAK, translated from the exons ATGAAGACACGTGTGATATTTCCCCTTCTGGTAGCACTATCTATTGTTGGGGTAAATTGTGGAAACAAGGATACAGTGTCTCAATTTGCTTATCGAGGAGACTACATAGTTGGAGGATTGTTCAGTTTCCATGCTGCTGGGGCAGATGTGACGTCTCAAAGTACCCCAATGGCAGAGATCTGTTCAAG TTTTGACGTCAGCCTTGCGGGATACCGAAACTCTCTGGTCATGAGATTTGCTCTAGAAGAGATCAACAATAACACCGAACTTCTGTCAAATGTCACTTTGGGGTATGAGATTTTCGACACCTGCtacatatataacattatcCACCCGACTCTTGATTTTCTGTCAAGAGGTGATGTTTTTAACACAGAGGAAACTTATTTTGATAGTACTCCTAAAGTTATATCCGTGATAGGTCCAGATAGCAGCGATGCTGCAGAGACAACAGCGGACCTATTTAATCTACTGCTTATCCCTCAG gttaaTTTCTTTGCCACAAGCAAAAGGCTTAGTGACCGGAGCCTACCATCATGCTTCCAGACAATTCCTAGCAGCAAGATGCAACAACAAGCAATCATAGATATCCTTACCTTTTTCAACTGGACTTGGATTGCTGTACTGGGAAGTTCTGATGATTATGGTAGCAAGGGAATGCATGACTTACTCCAGGCAGTGTCAGATCTAAATATCTGCGTTGCTTACAAGGGGATTATACCTGCCACAATTTCAGGCAAGGAACAAGAGTGGAAAAGCGCCATACTTCAAGCAGTCAACAACATAACAGCTGCTAATGTCAACGTGATTGTAATATTTTCCTTGGATGTCATCctgcttgatttttttaaagaagttgTAAAGCTAAACACTCCAGGGAAAGTATGGATTGCCACTGAGACTTGGTCTGCGGCCAAAAACATCTACAATATACCAAATATGCATAGACTAGGGGTTGTACTGGGCATAGCCGCTAAGGATGTGAAGATTCCAGGTATCGAGGAATATCTTTTGGATGCACATTATCAGAGCAACGCAAGTTCAGTAGCTAAAGATGTGGAGGGCACGTGCAATCAAAACTGTCAGAGTTGTCTTAATACTACAGAGAGCGTCCTCCTTGATCTGTCTAGAGAAAGAGTGAGCTTTAGTGTGTATGCGGCTGTCTACGCTGTTGCCCACGCACTGCACGACGTTCTTGGATGTAATGAAATGTATTGCAACAAAAAAACTGTTCACCCATGGCAA GTCACAGAAGCTCTTGGAAAAGTCAACTTTACCCTGTTGGGCAACCAGATCTACTTTGATCAATATGGTGACTCTCCCACTGGTTATGATATTGTCTTCTGGGACTGGTGGGGACCAACTCCATTTGAAAACATTGGTTCATATACAGAATTAGGAAATCTTACCATCAACCCAGAGAAAATCAAATGgggaacagaaaaaaacatg GTGCCGTCATCAGTATGTTCTCCAGAATGCCTCCCAGGGGAAGAAAAGAAACCGGAAGGGAACTTTAAATGCTGTTTTATCTGTGTTAGCTGTGTTGCTGGGACTTATCTCCATGAAAATG GTACCTGCGTAAATTGCAAGAAAGGCCAGTGGTCTACGGAGAGAAGCACCACCTGCTTTGATAAGACACGGGTGTACCTTACGTGGGAGAGTAACCTAACCATAGCTTTATTTGTGATGACTCTCCTGGGAATGCTGCTGACAGCGGTGGTGATAGTCACATTTATTGTCCATTTACAAAGCCCAGTGGTTAAAGCTGCAGGGGGTAAAAGGTGTTTTCTGATGTTGCCTGCCCTGACATTGGCCTACTTCAGTATCTTGGCCTACCTTGGTGAACCGAGTACCCTAAAGTGCACCATGAGACATCCTATATACAGCATCGCCCTCACCGtctgcttttcttatatttCTGTCCGGTCATTTCagattgtttgtatttttaagaTGGCTTCCAAATTACCAGCCACATATGATTATTGGGTGAAGCAGAATGGCCAGTATGTTAGTCTTGCTGTGCTTTCTGGAATTCAGGTTCTGATATCTTGTGTCTGGATTTTCACTGACCCTCCTACAGCGTCCATCAAGGACTTGAGCTCCGACAAGGTCCTGGTGGACTGCAGCCAGTTCGGATCAGTGTTTAATATCATACAGTACAGTTACAATGCTTTCCTCagtcttttgtgttttacttttgCTTACATGGGTAAAGAGCTGCCCAAAAATTACAACGAGGCTAAGTGTATCACATTTGCCATGCTAATTTACTTTGTGGTCTGCATCTCTTTCTTTACTGCTCAAATCATTGACGTCGGAGAACTTGTTACTCCGACTAATGCAGCCCTGGCTTTGGTTAGTCTTCTGGGAATCACAGGGGGATATTTCTttccaaaatgttatattatttactgcaaGCCTCAGTTCAACACCACAAAATACTTCCAATCAACCATCCAGTCATATACCAAACGAGGCTCTGGAAGCGCCAAATAG